Proteins encoded in a region of the Bacillota bacterium LX-D genome:
- a CDS encoding GyrI-like domain-containing protein, producing EAFDEGLCVQIMHIGPYSTEPETMKKIDAFIAQEGLKDRLGIGGKHHEIYLSDPRKSKPERMKTVLRHPVGR from the coding sequence TTGAGGCTTTTGATGAAGGCTTATGCGTACAGATAATGCACATTGGACCGTATTCGACCGAACCTGAAACGATGAAGAAAATTGATGCTTTTATCGCACAGGAAGGCTTAAAGGACAGGCTTGGTATCGGAGGAAAACACCACGAGATATATCTTTCGGACCCGAGGAAGAGTAAGCCGGAGCGCATGAAAACAGTGCTCAGGCATCCAGTAGGAAGATGA
- a CDS encoding DUF2000 domain-containing protein codes for MTNQEIKCVLILDESLPAGILANTAAILGITLGRQAPECIGRDVMDASGHVHMGIVTLPVPILKGNREMLKALRKKLYTSDYSDLTVVDFSDVAQGCNTYDDYMRKAKSTGETDFTYLGIALYGSKKKINKLTGSLPLLR; via the coding sequence ATGACCAATCAGGAAATAAAGTGCGTCCTCATCTTAGACGAATCCCTTCCAGCGGGGATTCTTGCCAATACTGCCGCAATATTGGGCATTACCCTTGGCCGGCAGGCTCCTGAATGTATTGGTCGGGATGTCATGGACGCTTCAGGTCATGTACATATGGGCATTGTTACATTGCCCGTACCCATTTTAAAAGGAAACAGGGAAATGCTGAAAGCCCTGCGGAAAAAGCTTTACACCTCCGACTACAGTGATTTGACGGTGGTGGACTTTTCCGATGTGGCGCAAGGCTGCAACACTTATGATGACTATATGCGCAAGGCAAAATCCACGGGGGAAACTGACTTTACCTATTTGGGAATTGCGTTATATGGCAGCAAGAAAAAAATCAACAAACTGACCGGAAGCTTGCCCTTATTAAGATAA
- a CDS encoding DMT family transporter — translation MENPRTMAAGHLSALVTILIWGTTFISTKILLTDFTPSEILFFRFSIGYIVLLPAYPHFLKAKGIHEELLFMGAGLCGVTLYFLLENIALAYTLASNVGVIVSIAPFFTAVLAHSFLEGEQLRPQFFAGFIVAITGILLIGWNGSFILKLSPAGDILAVLASVVWAVYSVLMRKTSKLGYHTIGCTRRVFFYGLLFMIPVLFLSDFTLNFDRFTKASNLLNILYLGLGASALCFVTWNWSVGILGAIKTSAYIYMVPVITIAASSLILHENITGMALTGALLTLIGLFLSERKDRNEKTNLKEVKSQ, via the coding sequence ATGGAGAACCCTCGTACTATGGCTGCCGGACACCTGTCGGCCCTTGTCACCATTTTGATTTGGGGGACCACCTTTATTTCTACAAAAATCCTGTTGACGGACTTTACCCCCTCTGAAATATTGTTTTTTCGGTTCAGCATAGGCTACATTGTGCTGCTTCCGGCGTATCCCCATTTTCTTAAAGCCAAGGGAATTCATGAGGAGTTGCTTTTCATGGGGGCAGGGCTTTGCGGTGTTACCCTGTATTTCTTGCTGGAAAACATCGCCCTTGCCTACACCCTTGCCTCCAATGTAGGTGTCATCGTGTCCATTGCGCCTTTTTTCACCGCGGTTTTGGCACACTCCTTTTTAGAGGGAGAACAGCTTCGCCCGCAGTTTTTTGCGGGTTTTATCGTCGCCATTACAGGTATCCTGCTTATCGGATGGAACGGAAGTTTCATTTTAAAGCTCAGTCCTGCCGGGGATATATTGGCTGTCCTCGCCTCTGTGGTTTGGGCGGTTTATTCCGTTCTCATGCGGAAAACAAGCAAGCTGGGCTATCATACCATCGGGTGCACCCGCAGGGTATTTTTTTACGGGCTACTTTTCATGATTCCCGTGCTTTTTCTGTCGGACTTCACTCTGAACTTTGACCGGTTCACAAAAGCCTCCAATCTGCTGAACATTTTATACCTGGGATTGGGAGCTTCGGCGTTGTGTTTTGTCACATGGAATTGGTCGGTAGGAATTTTGGGCGCTATAAAAACAAGCGCCTACATTTACATGGTGCCTGTGATCACCATTGCGGCATCCTCCCTGATCCTGCATGAAAACATCACAGGGATGGCTCTGACAGGCGCACTCCTTACCTTAATAGGACTGTTCCTTTCAGAAAGAAAAGACAGAAATGAAAAAACAAATTTAAAGGAGGTCAAATCCCAATGA